The following proteins come from a genomic window of Meles meles chromosome 1, mMelMel3.1 paternal haplotype, whole genome shotgun sequence:
- the ZNF34 gene encoding zinc finger protein 34 isoform X1: MAALHLSALPQAEVTFEDVAVLFSREEWGRLGPAQRGLYRDVMLETYGNLLSLGAGPAGPKPGVITQLERGDEPWVLDAQGAEGKERLRVSVSGHGTGTEYKELSSGEKLDGEELDQLQKAAPQGPHPGESQACVWEPEESLDKLVEQRGLRPVTLANEENIQESGGSLRFQSSPISDQRPHKCDTCEQSFEQRSYLNNHKRVHRSKKTNIVHDSGEFFSANLVVRDDQKIPLGKKLHYCGYCGKAFRYSANLVKHQRLHSEEKPYKCDECGKAFSQSCEFINHRRMHSGEIPYRCGECGKTFNQRPNLMKHQRIHTGEKPYKCGDCGKHFSAYSSLIYHQRIHTGEKPYKCNDCGKAFSDGSILIRHRRTHTGEKPFECKECGKGFTQSSNLIQHQRIHTGEKPYKCNECEKAFIQKTKLVEHQRSHTGEKPYECNDCGKVFSQSTHLIQHQRIHTGEKPYKCSECGKAFHNSSRLIHHQRSHHGEKPYKCSDCKKAFSQGTYLVQHQRIHTGEKPYKCGKCGKAFRHSSNMCQHQRIHLREDFPR, translated from the exons ATGGCGGCTTTGCACCTGTCTGCCCTGCCCCAG GCTGAGGTGACCTTTGAGGACGTGGCCGTGCTGTTCTCCCGGGAGGAGTGGGGCCGTCTGGGCCCTGCTCAGAGGGGCCTCTATAGGGACGTGATGCTGGAGACCTACGGGAACCTGCTCTCCCTGG GAGCTGGACCTGCAGGTCCCAAGCCTGGGGTGATCACACAGTTGGAACGAGGGGATGAGCCGTGGGTCCTGGATGCACAGGGCGCCGAGGGGAAAGAGCGACTGAGAGTCAGTGTCTCAG GTCACGGGACCGGGACTGAATACAAAGAGTTGTCTTCAGGGGAGAAGCTTGATGGGGAAGAGTTGGATCAACTCCAGAAGGCTGCTCCCCAGGGACCTCATCCTGGAGAGAGCCAGGCATGTGTCTGGGAGCCAGAGGAGAGCCTGGATAAGCTTGTAGAGCAGAGAGGCCTGAGGCCAGTCACACTGGCCAACGAGGAGAACATCCAGGAGTCTGGGGGAAGCCTCAGGTTTCAGTCCAGCCCTATCTCTGATCAGAGACCTCACAAATGCGATACATGTGAACAAAGTTTTGAACAGAGATCATACCTCAATAACCATAAACGTGTACACCGGTCGAAAAAGACAAATATAGTCCATGATTCTGGGGAATTCTTCAGTGCAAATTTAGTTGTTAGAGATGATCAGAAAATTCCTCTTGGGAAAAAATTGCATTATTGTGGTTactgtgggaaagccttcaggtACAGTGCTAACCTTGTCAAACACCAGCGGCTTCATAGTGAAGAGAAGCCCTATAAGTGTGATGAGtgtgggaaagctttcagtcAGAGCTGCGAGTTCATCAATCACCGAAGGATGCACTCTGGGGAGATCCCCTACCGATGCGGTGAGTGTGGGAAGACATTCAACCAGAGGCCCAACCTCATGAAACATCAGAGGATTCACACTGGGGAAAAGCCCTATAAGTGTGGTGATTGTGGGAAACACTTCAGCGCCTATTCGTCCCTTATTTATCACCAGAGaatccacactggagagaaaccctataagTGTAACgactgtgggaaagccttcagtgaCGGCTCAATCCTCATCCGACATCGTCGGACCCATACTGGGGAGAAGCCATttgaatgtaaagaatgtggcaaAGGTTTTACTCAAAGTTCTAACCTTATCCAACATCAAAGAATTCACACTGGGGAGAAACCCTATAAATGCAACGAATGTGAGAAAGCCTTCATCCAAAAAACCAAACTCGTCGAACATCAGAGAAGCCACACCGGCGAGAAGCCCTATGAATGTAATGACTGTGGCAAGGTGTTCAGCCAGAGCACACACCTTATCCAGCACCAGAGGATCCACACAGGAGAGAAGCCGTACAAGTGCAGTGAGTGTGGGAAGGCCTTCCACAACAGTTCCAGACTCATCCACCACCAAAGGTCGCACCACGGAGAGAAGCCGTACAAATGCAGCGATTGCAAGAAGGCCTTTAGCCAGGGCACTTACCTCGTCCAGCACCAGAGGATCCACACGGGCGAGAAGCCCTACAAGTGCGGCAAGTGTGGGAAGGCCTTCCGGCACAGCTCCAACATGTGCCAGCACCAGAGGATCCACCTCCGCGAGGACTTCCCACGCTGA
- the ZNF34 gene encoding zinc finger protein 34 isoform X2, whose amino-acid sequence MLETYRNLLSLGAGPAGPKPGVITQLERGDEPWVLDAQGAEGKERLRVSVSGHGTGTEYKELSSGEKLDGEELDQLQKAAPQGPHPGESQACVWEPEESLDKLVEQRGLRPVTLANEENIQESGGSLRFQSSPISDQRPHKCDTCEQSFEQRSYLNNHKRVHRSKKTNIVHDSGEFFSANLVVRDDQKIPLGKKLHYCGYCGKAFRYSANLVKHQRLHSEEKPYKCDECGKAFSQSCEFINHRRMHSGEIPYRCGECGKTFNQRPNLMKHQRIHTGEKPYKCGDCGKHFSAYSSLIYHQRIHTGEKPYKCNDCGKAFSDGSILIRHRRTHTGEKPFECKECGKGFTQSSNLIQHQRIHTGEKPYKCNECEKAFIQKTKLVEHQRSHTGEKPYECNDCGKVFSQSTHLIQHQRIHTGEKPYKCSECGKAFHNSSRLIHHQRSHHGEKPYKCSDCKKAFSQGTYLVQHQRIHTGEKPYKCGKCGKAFRHSSNMCQHQRIHLREDFPR is encoded by the exons atgCTGGAGACCTACAGGAACCTGCTCTCCCTGG GAGCTGGACCTGCAGGTCCCAAGCCTGGGGTGATCACACAGTTGGAACGAGGGGATGAGCCGTGGGTCCTGGATGCACAGGGCGCCGAGGGGAAAGAGCGACTGAGAGTCAGTGTCTCAG GTCACGGGACCGGGACTGAATACAAAGAGTTGTCTTCAGGGGAGAAGCTTGATGGGGAAGAGTTGGATCAACTCCAGAAGGCTGCTCCCCAGGGACCTCATCCTGGAGAGAGCCAGGCATGTGTCTGGGAGCCAGAGGAGAGCCTGGATAAGCTTGTAGAGCAGAGAGGCCTGAGGCCAGTCACACTGGCCAACGAGGAGAACATCCAGGAGTCTGGGGGAAGCCTCAGGTTTCAGTCCAGCCCTATCTCTGATCAGAGACCTCACAAATGCGATACATGTGAACAAAGTTTTGAACAGAGATCATACCTCAATAACCATAAACGTGTACACCGGTCGAAAAAGACAAATATAGTCCATGATTCTGGGGAATTCTTCAGTGCAAATTTAGTTGTTAGAGATGATCAGAAAATTCCTCTTGGGAAAAAATTGCATTATTGTGGTTactgtgggaaagccttcaggtACAGTGCTAACCTTGTCAAACACCAGCGGCTTCATAGTGAAGAGAAGCCCTATAAGTGTGATGAGtgtgggaaagctttcagtcAGAGCTGCGAGTTCATCAATCACCGAAGGATGCACTCTGGGGAGATCCCCTACCGATGCGGTGAGTGTGGGAAGACATTCAACCAGAGGCCCAACCTCATGAAACATCAGAGGATTCACACTGGGGAAAAGCCCTATAAGTGTGGTGATTGTGGGAAACACTTCAGCGCCTATTCGTCCCTTATTTATCACCAGAGaatccacactggagagaaaccctataagTGTAACgactgtgggaaagccttcagtgaCGGCTCAATCCTCATCCGACATCGTCGGACCCATACTGGGGAGAAGCCATttgaatgtaaagaatgtggcaaAGGTTTTACTCAAAGTTCTAACCTTATCCAACATCAAAGAATTCACACTGGGGAGAAACCCTATAAATGCAACGAATGTGAGAAAGCCTTCATCCAAAAAACCAAACTCGTCGAACATCAGAGAAGCCACACCGGCGAGAAGCCCTATGAATGTAATGACTGTGGCAAGGTGTTCAGCCAGAGCACACACCTTATCCAGCACCAGAGGATCCACACAGGAGAGAAGCCGTACAAGTGCAGTGAGTGTGGGAAGGCCTTCCACAACAGTTCCAGACTCATCCACCACCAAAGGTCGCACCACGGAGAGAAGCCGTACAAATGCAGCGATTGCAAGAAGGCCTTTAGCCAGGGCACTTACCTCGTCCAGCACCAGAGGATCCACACGGGCGAGAAGCCCTACAAGTGCGGCAAGTGTGGGAAGGCCTTCCGGCACAGCTCCAACATGTGCCAGCACCAGAGGATCCACCTCCGCGAGGACTTCCCACGCTGA
- the RPL8 gene encoding 60S ribosomal protein L8, with product MGRVIRGQRKGAGSVFRAHVKHRKGAARLRAVDFAERHGYIKGIVKDIIHDPGRGAPLAKVVFRDPYRFKKRTELFIAAEGIHTGQFVYCGKKAQLNIGNVLPVGTMPEGTIVCCLEEKPGDRGKLARASGNYATVISHNPETKKTRVKLPSGSKKVISSANRAVVGVVAGGGRIDKPILKAGRAYHKYKAKRNCWPRVRGVAMNPVEHPFGGGNHQHIGKPSTIRRDAPAGRKVGLIAARRTGRLRGTKTVQEKEN from the exons ATGGGCCGTGTCATCCGTGGGCAGAGAAAGGGCGCCGGCTCGGTGTTCCGCGCGCACGTGAAGCACCGCAAGGGCGCCGCGCGCCTGCGCGCCGTGGACTTCGCCGAGCGCCACGGCTACATCAAGGGCATCGTCAAG GACATCATCCACGACCCGGGCCGCGGCGCACCCCTCGCCAAGGTGGTCTTCCGGGATCCGTACCGGTTTAAGAAGCGGACGGAGCTGTTCATCGCCGCCGAGGGCATCCACACGGGCCAGTTCGTGTACTGCGGCAAGAAGG CCCAGCTCAACATCGGCAACGTGCTCCCGGTGGGCACCATGCCCGAGGGCACCATCGTGTGCTGTCTGGAGGAGAAGCCCGGGGACCGGGGCAAGCTGGCGCGAGCCTCGGGGAACTATGCCACCGTCATCTCCCACAACCCGGAGACCAAGAAGACCCGCGTGAAGCTGCCCTCGGGCTCAAAGAAGGTCATTTCTTCGGCCAACAGAGCTGTGGTCG GTGTGGTGGCTGGAGGTGGCCGCATTGACAAGCCCATTCTGAAGGCTGGTCGTGCCTACCACAAGTACAAGGCAAAGAGGAATTGCTGGCCACGTGTGCGGGGTGTGGCCATGAAC CCTGTGGAGCATCCTTTTGGAGGTGGCAACCACCAGCACATTGGCAAACCCTCCACTATCCGCAGAGATGCCCCTGCTGGCCGCAAAGTGGGTCTTATTGCTGCCCGCCGGACTGGGCGTCTCCGGGGAACCAAGACTGTGCAGGAGAAGGAGAACTAG